The Argentina anserina chromosome 3, drPotAnse1.1, whole genome shotgun sequence genome includes a region encoding these proteins:
- the LOC126785985 gene encoding cytochrome b561 and DOMON domain-containing protein At4g17280-like: MEAMFKLLLAFCVLVSLSSFSDAQTCSSYTFTSNNNFNSCSDLPYLNSFLHWTFEQSTGKLTMAYRHTSASTTNWVAWGINPDLSKAQKAMSGTQALVAIPQTSGAPTVYTTPITGYSPTMANGSLSYTVTGLSAEVQSGEVIIYATWTLPTNTTSILQVWQEGAVVSGSLTQHQTAAANLNAQGTLDLLSGQTASSGGASSTLRKKNIHAVLNVVSWGILMPFGAMVARYLKTFKAADPAWFYLHAGCQTSAYIVGVAGWATGIKLGSDSAGIQYDTHRTIGIILFCLGTLQVFALLLRPNKDHKFRLYWNIYHHLTGYLVITLSIANIFKGFDILKPNKNWKNSYIGLIIALAVQAILLEAYTWYVVVKRKKAEKAHHGVNGANGYGA; this comes from the exons ATGGAAGCCATGTTCAAGCTTCTCCTAGCTTTTTGTGTTTTAGTCTCCCTATCTTCCTTCTCAGATGCCCAAACATGTTCCAGCTACACGTTCACCAGCAACAATAACTTCAATTCCTGCAGCGACCTTCCCTACCTCAACTCCTTCCTCCACTGGACCTTTGAGCAGTCCACGGGGAAGCTCACGATGGCTTACAGGCACACATCGGCGTCAACCACCAACTGGGTCGCCTGGGGCATCAACCCGGACCTGTCCAAGGCCCAGAAGGCCATGTCCGGCACACAAGCTCTTGTTGCCATCCCTCAGACCAGTGGGGCACCCACTGTCTACACCACTCCGATCACCGGATACAGCCCGACTATGGCCAACGGAAGTTTGAGTTACACTGTGACTGGCTTATCGGCTGAGGTTCAGAGCGGAGAGGTGATCATCTACGCCACTTGGACCCTGCCGACGAATACGACGTCGATTCTTCAGGTTTGGCAGGAGGGTGCGGTTGTGAGTGGGAGCTTAACTCAACACCAAACTGCTGCGGCCAATCTTAATGCTCAGGGGACTTTGGACTTGCTTTCAGGCCAGACAGCCTCTTCCGGCGGGGCGAGCTCCACACTTAGGAAGAAAAAC ATTCATGCAGTGCTAAATGTAGTGAGTTGGGGTATCTTGATGCCTTTTGGAGCCATGGTAGCAAGGTACTTGAAGACATTCAAAGCTGCAGACCCGGCATGGTTTTACCTCCACGCCGGTTGCCAGACATCTGCCTATATTGTTGGTGTTGCTGGATGGGCTACCGGTATTAAACTCGGTAGCGATTCTGCTGGTATCCAGTATGACACTCACAGAACCATTGGGATTATCCTCTTCTGCCTTGGAACACTTCAG GTGTTTGCTTTGCTCCTGAGACCCAACAAGGATCACAAGTTCAGACTTTACTGGAATATCTACCATCATCTTACCGGTTATCTTGTCATAACTCTCAGCATTGCCAACATCTTCAAAGGGTTTGACATCTTGAAACCAAACAAGAACTGGAAGAATTCATACATTGGCCTCATCATTGCCTTGGCTGTCCAGGCTATTTTGTTGGAAGCTTACACATGGTATGTTGTAGTGAAGAGGAAGAAGGCTGAAAAGGCGCACCACGGCGTGAATGG